One Mycoavidus sp. HKI genomic region harbors:
- a CDS encoding carbamoyltransferase C-terminal domain-containing protein, which produces MRILGINSAYHESSASIIVDGKIVAAVEEERFTRRKHAKEASVANPNELPEHSIRFCLSYAGLTAADLDGVAYSFDPSLRKSKFKLDSLSQPGDWGSAEGEKIFLSKLSQIPDAVDKFLGRKFGDKFSFIPHHIAHAASTFYPSGFDDAAILVVDGIGESGCTLLACGNGPNITSLDEIHYPHSIGFIWEKLSKYLGFSEYDACKLMGLAAYGDPAVFRKDFQRLLQLGESRYAVDPSVARFRLPNFDQIEALFGPVRADNGPILEHHHNVAAALQEATDEALLGLVRELRTLTKSDNLCCAGGVALNCVSNSVIKESRIFSKIYIPTAPHDAGTAVGAALHLYYSRSGQRSLFADNNPYLGPEFSDADIMTAFQEAGLQAQRSTDPAYDAATMIADGKVVAWFQGRMEFGPRALGNRSLLADPRNASARELLNVKVKHREEFRPFAPSVLAEQASHWFDLGEASLSHHSMLFACPAKQDRLTSIPAVLHKDHSARVQMVSRDSNPDFHALITHFSDMTGVPLVLNTSFNDSEPIVCSPSDAIKTFQGTAIDALFIGDMFVVR; this is translated from the coding sequence ATGCGCATTCTCGGTATTAACTCCGCCTATCATGAATCATCAGCATCAATTATTGTAGACGGTAAAATTGTAGCGGCTGTCGAAGAGGAAAGGTTCACACGAAGAAAACATGCGAAGGAAGCGAGTGTCGCTAATCCAAATGAGCTGCCTGAACACAGTATCCGTTTTTGCCTTTCTTATGCCGGCTTGACGGCCGCGGATCTAGACGGGGTTGCTTACTCGTTTGATCCATCTCTTAGGAAAAGCAAATTTAAGCTTGACTCTCTAAGCCAACCGGGTGATTGGGGAAGTGCCGAGGGCGAAAAAATATTTCTCTCCAAGCTCAGTCAGATCCCTGATGCAGTCGATAAATTTTTGGGCCGGAAATTCGGTGATAAATTTTCATTTATTCCACATCACATAGCCCATGCAGCCTCCACATTCTATCCCTCTGGCTTCGATGATGCTGCCATCCTCGTAGTGGACGGAATTGGCGAATCAGGGTGCACCTTACTTGCCTGCGGCAACGGACCCAATATAACCTCGCTGGACGAAATACATTACCCGCATTCAATTGGGTTTATCTGGGAAAAGCTCAGTAAGTATTTGGGGTTTTCAGAATATGACGCTTGCAAACTCATGGGCTTAGCAGCCTATGGCGATCCAGCTGTTTTTAGGAAGGATTTTCAAAGACTGTTGCAGCTTGGAGAAAGTCGATATGCGGTAGATCCGTCTGTTGCACGTTTCCGTCTGCCGAATTTCGATCAAATTGAAGCCTTATTTGGTCCAGTTCGAGCGGATAATGGTCCGATCTTAGAACATCACCACAATGTCGCTGCGGCCCTTCAAGAAGCCACCGATGAGGCTTTACTTGGCCTAGTTCGTGAACTCCGTACACTCACAAAATCAGATAATTTATGCTGCGCGGGTGGTGTAGCACTGAATTGTGTAAGCAACTCAGTGATTAAAGAGAGTCGCATATTCTCAAAAATATATATCCCTACGGCTCCGCATGATGCTGGAACAGCGGTTGGGGCGGCGCTTCACCTTTATTATTCCCGTTCTGGCCAGCGCTCATTGTTTGCGGATAATAATCCCTATCTCGGCCCGGAGTTTTCAGATGCCGATATTATGACTGCATTCCAGGAGGCCGGCCTGCAAGCGCAACGATCCACTGATCCTGCCTATGACGCAGCGACCATGATCGCTGATGGCAAGGTCGTTGCTTGGTTTCAAGGCCGGATGGAGTTTGGGCCGCGGGCGCTGGGTAATCGCTCTTTGCTGGCGGATCCACGCAATGCGTCAGCGCGCGAACTGCTCAATGTGAAGGTTAAACACCGCGAGGAGTTTCGTCCTTTCGCACCGAGCGTGCTGGCCGAGCAAGCATCTCACTGGTTCGATTTAGGGGAGGCCTCTTTGAGCCACCACTCTATGCTCTTTGCATGTCCGGCAAAGCAAGACCGCCTCACCTCAATCCCAGCGGTATTACATAAAGACCACTCTGCTCGAGTCCAAATGGTGAGCCGAGATAGCAACCCCGATTTCCATGCGCTGATCACACATTTCTCCGACATGACTGGCGTACCGTTGGTGCTCAATACATCGTTTAACGACAGCGAGCCGATTGTGTGCTCCCCATCTGATGCGATTAAAACCTTCCAGGGTACGGCGATTGATGCTTTATTTATTGGCGATATGTTTGTCGTCAGATAA
- a CDS encoding MbtH family protein, whose translation MSNPFDDPNGVFLVLVNAENQHSLWPNFAEVPAGWQTVHGPDARQACLDYIETNWADMRPQSLIDAIGS comes from the coding sequence ATGAGCAATCCGTTTGATGACCCCAATGGTGTTTTTTTGGTATTGGTTAATGCCGAAAACCAGCACTCGCTATGGCCTAACTTTGCTGAAGTACCCGCAGGCTGGCAAACCGTGCATGGACCCGATGCGCGCCAAGCATGTCTTGACTATATCGAAACGAACTGGGCCGATATGCGCCCCCAAAGTCTGATTGACGCCATAGGTAGCTAA
- the sdhC gene encoding succinate dehydrogenase, cytochrome b556 subunit, producing the protein MAEASKKPRPEFRNIGIRQILSYRLPLAGMVSILHRISGALLFLSLPFALYLFEQSLASATSFEVLKGFASGVLVKLSLLLVIWAFAFHFFAGLRHLLMDMHYGVAKAASKKTAAVVFVLSSIVTFAIALKLFGVF; encoded by the coding sequence ATGGCTGAAGCTAGCAAAAAACCAAGGCCGGAATTTCGTAATATTGGAATTAGGCAGATACTCAGTTACCGGCTTCCGTTAGCAGGGATGGTGTCAATTTTGCATCGTATTAGCGGGGCGCTGCTTTTTCTTTCCTTACCGTTTGCTTTGTATTTGTTCGAGCAAAGCCTGGCTTCGGCAACGAGCTTCGAGGTGCTAAAGGGGTTCGCGAGCGGTGTGCTGGTCAAGTTAAGCCTTTTGTTGGTTATTTGGGCATTTGCATTTCATTTTTTTGCAGGTCTTCGTCACTTGCTGATGGATATGCATTATGGGGTGGCTAAAGCCGCCAGTAAGAAGACAGCTGCTGTTGTATTCGTCCTTTCGTCAATAGTCACGTTTGCTATTGCGCTCAAACTATTCGGGGTTTTTTAA
- the acnA gene encoding aconitate hydratase AcnA, whose amino-acid sequence MVHTLYNTLKEFDSGTGTGAFYSLPQLGQALNLKLERLPVSIRLILESVLRNYDDLKITRTHIEQLANWKPNAIRTEEIPFVVARVVLQDFTGVPLLADIAAMRDVAKQMGQDPKSIEPLVPVDLVVDHSVQVDYFRREDALDLNMKLEFQRNQERYQFMKWGMQAFDTFRVVPPGIGIVHQVNLEYFARGVHQKKDLTDPRHNAIYYPDTLVGTDSHTTMINGIGVIGWGVGGIEAEAAMLGQPVYLLTPDVIGFELKGQLREGLTATDLVLTVTELLRKEKVVGTFVEFFGEGAASIAVPDRATISNMAPEYGATMGFFPVDDKTIEYFENTGRTPQEIDAFRNYFKAQHLYGMPAAGQIDYTRIVTLDLATVTPSLAGPKRPQDRIELGQMKQTFTELFSKPVTENGFSKDNSALDQAYKTRDGLPIKNGDILIAAITSCTNTSNPSVLLAAGLLAKKAVEMGLSVAPHIKTSLAPGSRVVTEYLNATGLTPYLEKLGFTLAAYGCTTCIGNAGDLTPALNEAIIQHDLVAAAVLSGNRNFEARIHPNLRANFLASPPLVVAYAIAGTVMRDLMTEPLGQGKGKDGKVRDIYLGDIWPSSHEIHQLLKVALNAEVFKKNYAQLTQKGDLWSKIEGTEGQTYNWPKSTYIAQPPFFTDFRMQPAAHQTSVKGARALGIFGDSVTTDHISPAGAIKETSPAGLWLQKNGVLKADFNSYGSRRGNHEIMMRGTFANVRIKNLMVPLQADGMRVEGGITLHQPSGELLSIYDAAMRYIDEGVPTIVFGGEEYGTGSSRDWAAKGTQLLGVKAVIACSFERIHRSNLVGMGVLPLQFMSGVSAQTLNLQGDESFDLEGFEHIKPQQHVTLTIHRTNGMLQRVPLLLRIDTPIEVDYYQHGGILPFVLRSLLTH is encoded by the coding sequence ATGGTTCACACTCTTTACAACACACTCAAAGAATTTGATAGCGGTACTGGCACCGGTGCATTTTACTCGCTGCCGCAGCTAGGTCAGGCGCTTAACCTTAAGCTTGAGCGCCTGCCCGTTTCAATCAGGCTCATACTTGAGTCGGTCTTGCGTAACTATGACGACCTCAAAATCACTCGTACGCATATCGAGCAACTCGCAAACTGGAAGCCCAATGCAATTCGCACTGAAGAAATTCCGTTTGTTGTCGCGCGCGTCGTTTTACAAGATTTCACAGGTGTGCCGCTACTGGCCGATATTGCAGCCATGCGCGATGTGGCTAAACAAATGGGTCAGGATCCAAAATCGATTGAGCCACTGGTGCCGGTTGATTTAGTGGTGGATCACTCAGTTCAGGTCGATTATTTTCGCCGCGAAGATGCGCTCGATTTAAATATGAAGCTGGAGTTTCAGCGCAACCAAGAGCGCTACCAGTTCATGAAATGGGGCATGCAAGCGTTTGATACATTCCGCGTGGTGCCGCCTGGCATTGGCATTGTCCACCAAGTCAATCTTGAATATTTTGCACGGGGGGTGCACCAGAAGAAGGATCTAACGGATCCTCGCCACAACGCCATTTACTACCCCGATACGCTAGTTGGTACGGATAGCCATACAACCATGATTAACGGTATTGGCGTGATTGGCTGGGGAGTCGGTGGTATTGAAGCGGAAGCAGCCATGCTCGGCCAGCCGGTATATTTGCTGACCCCTGATGTGATTGGCTTTGAGTTAAAAGGCCAACTACGTGAAGGGCTCACTGCCACCGACCTGGTACTGACAGTGACTGAACTCTTGCGCAAAGAAAAAGTCGTCGGCACATTTGTTGAATTCTTCGGCGAGGGGGCCGCTTCAATCGCCGTACCGGACCGGGCAACCATCAGCAATATGGCGCCCGAATATGGGGCTACGATGGGTTTTTTCCCAGTAGATGATAAGACTATCGAATATTTTGAAAATACCGGCCGTACCCCACAAGAAATTGACGCGTTCCGTAATTACTTTAAAGCGCAGCACCTCTATGGCATGCCCGCGGCCGGTCAAATCGACTATACCCGGATCGTCACGCTGGATCTAGCTACCGTAACTCCCTCACTGGCTGGCCCTAAGCGGCCGCAAGACCGCATCGAGCTTGGTCAGATGAAGCAAACTTTCACTGAACTCTTCTCAAAGCCAGTCACTGAAAACGGTTTTTCTAAAGACAACAGCGCGCTCGATCAAGCCTATAAGACCCGTGATGGCCTGCCAATTAAAAATGGCGACATCTTGATTGCGGCGATTACGTCCTGTACCAACACATCCAATCCAAGCGTGCTGCTTGCTGCTGGCTTACTTGCCAAGAAAGCGGTTGAAATGGGCCTTAGTGTCGCCCCGCATATTAAGACTTCTCTTGCGCCTGGCTCACGCGTTGTTACCGAATATTTAAATGCAACCGGCCTCACGCCTTATCTTGAGAAGCTCGGTTTTACACTCGCCGCCTATGGCTGTACAACATGTATTGGCAATGCAGGCGACCTCACGCCAGCCCTTAACGAAGCAATCATCCAGCACGATCTCGTAGCCGCTGCCGTGTTATCGGGTAATCGCAACTTCGAGGCACGGATTCACCCGAATCTGCGGGCCAATTTTCTGGCCTCGCCGCCGCTGGTAGTAGCATATGCAATCGCCGGTACGGTCATGCGCGATTTAATGACTGAACCGCTTGGCCAGGGTAAAGGCAAGGATGGAAAAGTACGAGATATTTATCTCGGTGATATCTGGCCATCAAGCCATGAAATCCATCAATTGCTCAAGGTCGCGCTGAATGCAGAAGTATTCAAAAAAAACTACGCGCAGCTTACCCAAAAAGGCGATTTGTGGAGCAAGATTGAAGGCACTGAAGGCCAAACTTATAACTGGCCAAAATCGACTTACATCGCACAGCCACCCTTTTTTACTGATTTTAGGATGCAGCCTGCGGCTCATCAGACTAGCGTCAAAGGCGCGCGCGCACTCGGTATTTTTGGCGATTCAGTCACGACTGACCACATCAGTCCAGCCGGCGCGATCAAAGAAACCTCCCCTGCTGGCTTATGGCTGCAAAAAAATGGCGTGCTTAAAGCCGATTTCAACAGCTATGGTTCACGCCGCGGCAACCACGAAATTATGATGCGCGGAACCTTTGCCAATGTCCGCATCAAAAATTTGATGGTACCGCTGCAGGCAGACGGTATGCGCGTTGAGGGCGGAATTACCCTGCATCAACCCAGCGGAGAATTACTATCCATTTATGATGCGGCCATGCGCTACATTGATGAAGGCGTGCCAACCATTGTTTTTGGTGGTGAAGAATACGGCACAGGCTCCTCGCGCGACTGGGCGGCCAAAGGAACCCAATTGCTCGGCGTAAAAGCTGTGATTGCCTGCAGCTTTGAGCGAATTCATCGCTCGAATTTAGTCGGGATGGGGGTTTTGCCGCTGCAATTTATGAGTGGCGTAAGCGCGCAAACGTTAAATCTACAGGGCGATGAAAGCTTTGATCTTGAGGGCTTTGAGCACATCAAGCCACAGCAGCACGTTACGCTCACCATCCACCGCACCAATGGCATGCTGCAACGCGTGCCTTTATTGCTGCGCATCGATACGCCGATTGAAGTGGATTACTACCAGCATGGCGGTATTTTGCCGTTTGTGCTGCGTTCGCTGCTCACTCATTAA
- a CDS encoding cyclic peptide export ABC transporter, which yields MLMAQYLKQYFRPLLVTATLSCIGAMLTIGLLAYINRLATEGLPQAHWNCLAVGLGWFVALCLVNGIAQIILAQLGSEFVAQLRKDLSKEFIRVEYHKLANHKSSIFGVLIEDINRIGPLVLLAPHLAYNIALALVCGIYLLTLSSPLFLTLIAGLSLPLGLSFFLVKSSRVQFDAMRRSEEALFEHFRTIADGKKEMLLSQARAEHFHKVLLQPAIAQAQTFMRQVHLRWNINEAWTSAASYAIVFIVVYLGYAAFALPSDVIVRFVIGALFMVGPLIFVIHAGQPVGVGLSSLRHIKRVGLDLRSELAAANPFAEPQVNIDWQFIHARDLSYRYPESEMGQGVGPVNLSICRGEMVFIVGSNGSGKSTLMHLLCGLLPPSSGRLCLDEDTVPYGSSAYRERFSSVFGDFFLFSHVLDSKGNVLPDIRTRALLRDLKLEKQLHVEHGKLSHTNLSTGQRKRLALLQCYAEDREICLFDEWAADQDPRFREHFYLTLLPQLKQQGKTLIVISHDDRYFHLADRLVKLEDGHIVFNAVANAQIDSNDAPMPNMSAVNNLAVGSLA from the coding sequence ATGTTAATGGCGCAATACTTAAAGCAATATTTTCGGCCTTTGTTGGTGACGGCGACCCTTTCTTGTATCGGCGCCATGTTAACCATCGGCCTACTTGCCTATATCAATCGACTGGCGACGGAAGGATTGCCACAAGCACATTGGAATTGCCTTGCGGTGGGGTTGGGATGGTTCGTTGCGCTGTGTCTAGTCAATGGCATCGCGCAGATTATCCTAGCGCAGCTTGGTAGTGAATTTGTGGCTCAGCTACGTAAAGATTTATCCAAAGAATTCATTAGAGTTGAATATCACAAGCTGGCCAATCATAAATCATCAATCTTCGGCGTTTTGATTGAAGACATTAACCGTATCGGTCCACTGGTCTTACTCGCGCCACATCTTGCCTACAATATCGCCCTTGCTCTGGTCTGCGGGATTTATCTGCTCACGCTGTCAAGCCCGCTTTTCCTCACTTTGATAGCGGGCTTAAGTCTTCCTCTCGGACTTTCATTCTTTTTGGTTAAATCAAGTCGCGTGCAATTCGATGCAATGCGGCGTAGTGAAGAAGCGCTATTTGAGCATTTCCGCACGATTGCTGATGGCAAGAAAGAAATGCTCTTGAGTCAGGCACGTGCCGAACACTTTCATAAGGTGCTTTTGCAGCCAGCCATTGCACAAGCGCAAACCTTCATGAGGCAAGTCCATCTGCGCTGGAATATTAATGAAGCATGGACCTCCGCGGCGTCATACGCTATCGTGTTTATCGTTGTCTATCTAGGATACGCAGCATTCGCGCTGCCCTCCGACGTCATTGTGCGCTTTGTCATCGGCGCGCTGTTTATGGTGGGTCCTTTAATTTTTGTGATCCACGCGGGCCAACCGGTGGGGGTCGGCCTGAGCAGTTTGCGCCATATTAAGCGCGTTGGTCTAGACCTACGCTCTGAACTTGCTGCCGCCAATCCATTTGCAGAGCCACAAGTGAATATTGATTGGCAGTTTATTCACGCCAGAGATCTATCCTATCGCTACCCAGAAAGCGAAATGGGCCAAGGAGTCGGCCCCGTCAATCTAAGTATCTGCCGTGGTGAAATGGTATTCATCGTGGGTAGTAATGGCAGTGGTAAATCCACTCTGATGCATTTGTTGTGTGGTTTATTGCCCCCCAGCTCAGGGCGACTCTGTCTTGACGAAGATACTGTTCCATACGGATCGAGCGCATACAGAGAGCGCTTCTCCAGTGTTTTTGGTGATTTTTTCCTTTTTTCTCATGTGCTCGACTCAAAAGGCAATGTCTTACCTGATATTCGGACTCGCGCGCTATTGCGTGACTTAAAATTAGAGAAGCAATTGCATGTGGAGCATGGCAAGCTTTCGCACACGAATCTTTCGACGGGACAGCGTAAACGTTTAGCGCTCCTGCAATGTTACGCCGAAGATCGAGAGATTTGTCTGTTCGACGAGTGGGCTGCGGACCAAGATCCACGCTTTCGAGAACATTTCTATCTTACCTTGCTGCCACAGCTTAAACAGCAAGGAAAAACGCTCATTGTCATCAGTCACGATGATCGATATTTTCATCTGGCAGATCGTTTAGTCAAACTGGAAGATGGCCACATTGTTTTTAATGCAGTTGCTAATGCACAGATAGACAGCAATGACGCTCCTATGCCGAACATGTCTGCCGTGAATAATCTAGCCGTTGGCTCACTCGCATGA
- a CDS encoding malate dehydrogenase gives MSKPAKRIAISGAAGQIAYSLLFRIANGDLLGKDQPIILQLLDLPQAQAAVKGVVMELEDCAFGLLQDIIITDDPKIAFKDADFVLLVGARPRSKGMERKDLLSANAEIFTVQGRALNEVASRNVKILVVGNPANTNAYIAMKSAPDLPQKNFTSMMRLDHNRALSQLAAQSGKSITDIEKIIVWGNHSPTMYPDFRFATVNGASLKQMINDETWNREVFIPTVAKRGTAVIEARGLSSAASAANAAIDHMRDWVLGSNGRWVTMGIPSNGAYGIPKDLLYGFPVTTANGEYTLVSDLEIDAFSRERMDLALQELLEEQNGVKHLLG, from the coding sequence ATGTCTAAACCTGCAAAGCGTATCGCCATCTCCGGTGCTGCCGGGCAAATTGCTTACTCGCTGCTCTTTCGTATTGCCAATGGCGATCTACTTGGTAAAGATCAGCCTATAATTTTGCAACTGCTGGATCTGCCGCAAGCTCAAGCAGCCGTGAAAGGGGTGGTGATGGAACTTGAGGATTGCGCCTTTGGACTGCTGCAAGACATTATTATTACAGATGATCCTAAAATTGCTTTTAAGGACGCCGATTTTGTTTTGTTAGTTGGCGCACGACCGCGTTCAAAAGGGATGGAGCGCAAAGATCTACTCAGCGCCAATGCTGAAATCTTTACCGTGCAAGGCCGCGCTTTAAACGAAGTAGCCAGCCGCAATGTCAAAATACTAGTAGTCGGCAACCCCGCTAACACAAATGCCTACATCGCGATGAAATCTGCGCCCGATTTACCGCAGAAAAATTTCACGTCAATGATGCGCCTTGACCATAATCGCGCTTTGTCGCAACTCGCCGCTCAATCGGGTAAGTCAATCACAGACATTGAGAAGATCATTGTGTGGGGCAATCATTCGCCTACGATGTATCCCGATTTCCGTTTCGCCACGGTTAACGGCGCTAGCTTAAAGCAGATGATCAATGACGAGACCTGGAATCGCGAGGTTTTTATTCCAACTGTTGCTAAACGCGGAACCGCCGTGATCGAGGCGCGTGGCTTGTCGTCAGCAGCCTCCGCAGCCAATGCAGCGATTGATCATATGCGCGACTGGGTACTGGGCAGCAACGGGCGCTGGGTTACCATGGGCATTCCATCCAATGGAGCCTATGGCATTCCTAAAGACTTGCTCTATGGTTTTCCAGTGACAACAGCAAACGGAGAGTACACTTTGGTGTCAGATCTTGAGATCGATGCGTTTTCACGCGAGCGGATGGATCTGGCGCTGCAAGAATTGCTCGAAGAACAGAACGGTGTAAAGCATCTGCTTGGGTAG
- the sdhD gene encoding succinate dehydrogenase, hydrophobic membrane anchor protein has protein sequence MASQNNLGPKRLVVGAHYGLRDWLAQRVSAVVMAIYTLILLVWFFAAQAFSYDGWASIFAAQWMKAATFVALLALFYHAWVGLRDIWMDYVKPLSVRLTLQVLTIVWLLVCAGYAVQILWRV, from the coding sequence ATGGCAAGCCAAAATAATCTTGGCCCAAAGCGCCTTGTGGTGGGCGCACATTACGGTTTGCGCGACTGGCTGGCGCAACGGGTGAGCGCCGTGGTGATGGCGATTTATACCCTTATTTTGCTCGTCTGGTTTTTTGCTGCGCAAGCTTTTTCATATGACGGTTGGGCATCGATTTTTGCTGCGCAATGGATGAAGGCAGCTACTTTTGTTGCATTGCTGGCGCTTTTTTATCATGCTTGGGTTGGCCTGCGTGATATTTGGATGGATTACGTGAAGCCGCTTAGTGTGCGGCTTACGTTGCAAGTGTTGACGATCGTATGGCTGCTTGTATGTGCAGGTTATGCCGTGCAGATTCTGTGGAGAGTATAA
- a CDS encoding 50S ribosomal protein L11 methyltransferase: MAVYGTGALDMYNTKKEKVLFSITEKNDQGRSFYEVDNGLPITQQEQLHHYLREADKDTICVPSTRSMRIVTDPFNYTHEDQVLPIQPEQLFFMDYTSKKDLENTDVLDIGLGSGVLSIFSLLNGAASCVGLDINSRAKMLAGYNAVINNIDKNFHIKDGDAADIFRSVDGKKFGFICSNPPFEPTPPGIDYYVNSAAGIYGLDFVDDILANVDRHLLDDGLLQLVTMAPGNAKKPFKLYESIEKYLPGCSVEIVLDLQPILYADFVDRFKNIFGHDDELINHMKKTASDDGVTHLHMLILKYKKGRHGRITEINAQKVYETWSTPLGV; this comes from the coding sequence ATGGCAGTTTACGGAACAGGAGCGTTAGATATGTACAATACAAAAAAGGAAAAAGTTCTTTTCTCCATAACGGAAAAAAACGATCAAGGGAGGAGTTTTTATGAAGTGGACAATGGCTTACCTATAACCCAACAAGAACAATTACATCATTATCTTAGAGAGGCGGATAAAGACACCATTTGTGTGCCGTCAACTCGTTCCATGAGAATTGTCACCGATCCTTTTAACTATACTCATGAAGACCAAGTTCTCCCGATTCAGCCAGAACAATTATTTTTTATGGACTACACATCCAAAAAAGACTTGGAAAACACGGATGTTCTAGATATCGGTCTTGGATCAGGCGTATTGAGTATTTTTTCTTTGTTAAATGGAGCCGCATCTTGCGTCGGGCTCGACATCAACTCAAGAGCAAAGATGTTGGCCGGATACAATGCTGTCATTAATAATATTGATAAAAATTTTCATATCAAGGATGGCGATGCTGCTGACATTTTCCGATCAGTCGATGGCAAAAAATTTGGCTTTATCTGCTCTAATCCACCGTTTGAGCCAACGCCGCCAGGGATTGATTATTACGTAAATTCAGCCGCAGGGATTTATGGCTTGGATTTTGTAGATGATATCTTGGCTAATGTTGATCGACATTTGCTTGATGATGGCCTCCTCCAATTGGTTACGATGGCGCCCGGAAACGCAAAAAAACCATTCAAATTGTACGAGTCCATAGAAAAATATCTTCCGGGCTGTTCGGTCGAGATCGTGCTAGATCTACAGCCCATTCTTTACGCGGATTTTGTCGATAGATTTAAGAATATTTTCGGCCATGACGATGAGTTAATAAACCATATGAAAAAGACCGCATCTGATGATGGCGTGACTCATTTGCATATGCTCATATTGAAATATAAGAAGGGCAGACATGGCCGCATTACCGAAATAAACGCGCAGAAAGTATATGAAACGTGGTCCACCCCATTGGGGGTATAG
- a CDS encoding GntR family transcriptional regulator → MNTRSATLSKATTEIERSAQVELPLSPTFSPLYQQIKALITQSLEVGEWKPGEPIPSEVELATRYKVSQGTVRKAISVLAAENLLIRRQGKGTFVATHSEARAQFRFLRLLPEAGVPNVYESHLLECRRLRAPVEIARPLELQPNEPVVLIKRTLQFSGVVAVFDEIWLPGNLFRGLTLERLAAYHGPLYVLFETEFGTRMIRASEKIRALAAADEVAAMLGVEPGHPLLSVDRVSYTYGDRPVEVRRGWYVTDAFYYQNDLS, encoded by the coding sequence ATGAATACTCGTTCTGCCACTTTGTCGAAGGCGACTACTGAAATTGAGCGCAGCGCACAGGTAGAGTTGCCGCTTTCTCCTACCTTTAGCCCTCTCTATCAACAAATAAAAGCTCTCATTACACAGAGTTTAGAGGTTGGTGAGTGGAAGCCAGGTGAACCGATTCCGAGTGAAGTTGAGCTTGCCACGCGCTATAAAGTCAGTCAAGGAACCGTACGCAAAGCAATCAGTGTGCTGGCTGCTGAAAATTTGCTTATCCGCCGACAAGGCAAAGGCACTTTTGTTGCGACGCATAGTGAAGCGCGTGCGCAATTTCGTTTTTTGCGCTTACTGCCGGAAGCGGGCGTGCCGAACGTATACGAAAGTCATTTGCTTGAGTGCCGGCGCCTACGTGCACCGGTTGAGATTGCTCGGCCGCTCGAGCTTCAACCCAATGAGCCAGTTGTACTCATCAAACGTACTCTGCAGTTTAGTGGAGTTGTTGCCGTCTTCGATGAAATTTGGTTGCCAGGCAATTTATTTAGGGGCCTGACACTAGAGCGGTTGGCTGCGTATCATGGACCGCTTTATGTACTATTTGAAACAGAATTTGGTACGCGGATGATTCGTGCTTCGGAAAAAATTCGTGCGCTAGCCGCGGCTGATGAGGTTGCAGCAATGCTTGGTGTTGAACCAGGTCACCCGCTATTAAGTGTTGATCGAGTGTCTTATACCTATGGCGACCGGCCGGTTGAAGTTCGGCGCGGTTGGTATGTAACTGACGCGTTTTATTATCAGAATGATTTAAGTTAA